ATCGTCAGCACGCCGTCCCCGTCGAAGTCGGCGGTCAGGTCGCCGGCGTCGAACAGGTTCGAGAACGTCAGGAAGTCGAAGATCGTCAGGACGCCGTCGCCGTCCAGGTCGGCACGGCAGCCGGCGCTGGCCTCCACGAGCAGCACGTCGTCGATGTAGGTCGGGTTGGCGTTGGGGGCGTACAGATCGAGCACGTCGATCTGGGTCAAGCCGCCGCCAGACACGTTCTCGCTCCAGACCAGGTCTTCGGCGAACGCGACGCCGTTGTAGTAGATGTCGAACGTGTCATTATCGAGGTCGATCTCGGCCCGCAGCTCGACCCACTCGTCGAGGATCAGGTCGGTCGTGTTGCCATCGAACTGGCTCTCGACCGTCAGGTCGATCGTGCCGAGGCGAACCTGCATCGACCAGTTGCTGTCCACCGGACTGGCATCGTTGAACTGGTTGAGGATGATGACGTAGAAGTCGCCGACCGCGGAAGATGACATGAACGTCTGGCAGGAGAACGTCCACTGGCCGCTGGTCGCGATGGGCGTGCCGCCGTCGCGCATGCGATAGATGATGTCCGTTTCGAACTCGTCAGCCAAGAACGAGTTCGAACCCGAGGCGGCCTCAGCGTCGGAGACGAGCGCGTCGATACCGCCGGGCCACAGGTCCCAGCCACCCTGGCCGGCCACGCCCGAACCGGCCGTGTAGTCCTCGAATCCGTCGTTGATCAGCGTCGTCTGGGCCAAAGCCGGTGCGGCGATGCCGCACGCAAGAGCAATAGATATCGCAGTTCGCATGGCGAACCTCCCCTTTGTCGTGTTTCCTTGGAGAGGTCTTCAGCGTCCGCGATCGACGGAATCAAGGCCCTCGACGACGCCGAGCGGGCAGCACGACGTCCGACGAGGGACGCAGCGACGTGCGCCCCGATTCCAACACGATCGACCGACGTTCGGCAACCATACCGACATCTGAACAACTCCCCACGGCGGGACCGAGCATCCCCTTTACCAACCACAGTTTCCACAATCTTGCTCAAGAATCAATAGGTGATAACCCGCGTAGGACCAAAATCGTCGTGGGTGCGGTCGCTGCAACGGCTCCGTCTACACTGCGTACGTTGGCTCGGCCGTCGAGGAGCACCAAGGGGGGCCATGCCCGCGTGGCGGACGACGAGACCCAACTCATCCAGCGCGCCAAGGCCGGCGACGGTGCTGCTGCCGCAGAGATCGTCGAGCGCTTTCAGCATCGGATCTTCACGCTGTGCCTGCGGCTGCTGGGCAATCGGGACGATGCCGAAGAACTCACCCAGGAGACGCTGGTCAAGGCCCTCACGGGGCTCGAGCGGTTCGATGGCAGGGCGTCGCTGTCCACCTGGCTCCACCGGATTGCTACGAACGCCTGTTATTCGCGGATGCGTTCGGATCATGTTCGAAATCGGGGCCGCGTGCCCTGGCCCGAAGACGGGGAACCTGCGGCTGCCTCACGCGTCCAAAGTGGCGACGAGTCCGTCGATGCCGGCCAACGCCGACGCGACGTGGCGGCAGCGCTGGAGGGATTGCAAGCCGAGCACCGCGTGGTGCTCGTGCTCCGCGACGTGCAGGGACTGGAGTACGAACAGTTGGCCGACGTGCTGGGCGTGCCAGTGGGAACCATCAAGAGCCGGCTGTTCCGGGCCAGGGTCGCCCTGCGCGAGTCCATCGAGACGCTGGAGTCTGGTTCGACGGTGCGACGTGACCGCGCAGGCCGGGGAGACCGCTCGTGATGCACGCCGGCTTCGATCCAGATCGTGACGTGCCCGACGGCATGTCCGAGGCCGATCTGCTGGCGTACGTCGAAGCCGATGCAGCGCAGATCTCGGCCGCGCGTCCGGAGTCGATCCTCGGACGCGTTGAGTCGGCACGGCGGAGCGATGCGAGGCTCGCCGCGATGCTCGATGCCATGCGCATCGACCGCGCCGCGATGGGATCGCTCGACGCGCCCGCGCCATCGGAATCGGTCGCGATCGCCGTGCTCGAAGAGCACGAGCGCCAGTCGCTGCTCGCCCTTTCGGACATGGCAACACGCGGGCCCCGCGCGGCTCGCGAGCAAGACGACGAGTCGTTTTCCTTCTCCGCGATGCCGCGCTGGTTCAAGCCCTCGCTCGCCGTCGCCGCAGCGCTGGCTATTGCCTTCGGAGCGTGGCAACTCGGACCGCTGCTGCTTCCCCAGCAGCCGGTGACGCCCGGGCCGGCCGTCGCGATAGAGGACGGCGATACCAACGAGTCGCCTTCCGCGACGCCACCCGACGATCCAATCGCCATCGCGACGATGGAACGACAGGCTCCGATAGCTCCGGGCCCGCAGCCGTTGATCCCATCGGCCGAGCAGGTGCTCGCCGCGCGTCTCGACATGCCCGTATCCGACGCGCTCGAAGTGGCACGCGAGGGCCGTCTGCTCATCTTGGTCGACGTCAAGAAATCGGCCGTGGCGATCGACGCCGCATCGCGACTGGCCGAACGTCCGGTGGACGCGACATGGCGGCTGCGAGACGCCGACGGCGAGCTCATCGCGGCGATGGCCACGCCGGCCCACGCCCGAATCATCGGCCTGGAGGACGCCGGCGACGGACTGCTCGCCGAATCGCGGGGGCCGATTGGCCAGATCGAGGTCGTCATGGCTTCGGCCCCGATGGTCTCGATGGCCGAAGCATCGGCGTCTCCCGCAGCCATGCTCGCGCTTCTCGACGGGCTCGGGCACCTCGGCGAGAGCATCCGCGTCGTAACGCTCGATGAGCCCCTGCCCGGCGCGGGAACCATCGATCCCGCCGCCGATGACTTCAGCGTCCTGTGGTGGAACGACGACCCGGCGACGTGGCAACCCAGAGCGGCGATCCCAGTGCGCTTCGTCGAGTCCCGCTAGCCTGCCGCGAGATACGCGCTGGCACGCCTCGGCCAGCGGTTGCGACGCATCAACTTCGAGATCTGCGGGTCGGCCAGGTACATCCGCACCGCCTCCTCGGGGAGCGACCGCGATTGCTCGCTGGGTGCCGAAGATGGTGCCCGGTCTTCCAATTCTTTCGACGATCCGTGGTAGTGCCCCTCGCAGTACTCGACCGCTCGCGTGACGCGTGCCTTGTCCTTCGACAGGCCCCACGCCTTGAACAGCCGCGTAAAGAACCTGCTCGGGTTCGCCCGGAACTGCTCGAACGTCAACGGCGCGGATGATTCCGACCAGTGTGAGGCGAACGCCTTGTAGTGGTCAAGCTCGAAGTTCGGTCGCAGGGCGTCGGTCCAGCCCCGGGCGTAGAGGCTGTTGAGCCTCGTCAGAGGGTTCCGGGCCAGCCAGACTGCTCGATGCTCGGGAAAGGCGCGCCAGAACTGGGCGGGCGGAGGCCGAAGGTGAGGGTGCTTCACAACGATCGCTTCGCTCCCGTCCGCGATCTCGCCCAGCACGCGCGTTGCGAGTTCGATCGTCGCCGGATCTTCCAGCATGCACTGCCCGGCCAGGTGGGCCTTGACCAGTTCGGCCTGGCTTGCCGGGTAGTTGTATGGCTCGACCGTACGGTCCCAAGGCCCAAGCGGCTCGTCGGCCACCGGCCAGCCCAGAGCGTGCGCGGCGGCGTAGGCCGTGACCGATGAGCCGCTGCGCGGAAGCGAAAAGATCCAATAGGCACGCATGGCTTCAGTTGTAGGCCGCACAGTCGGGAAGCGTGCTCATTGAGTGGCGAGCGTGAGACGGCGACGCAGCAATTGGTCCGCCACGGCTTGGTCGAGTTCGTCGTCGATGTCGACGACGCCGCCGGGCTCGGTCGTGATGGCACGATGGTCCTTGCCAAGGAAGGCATGGGGTTGATTCGTCTCGGCTGCCGCCGCATCAAGTACCGAGCGACGCACCACGATCACGCCACCATCGGGCACGTAGGCAGGCTCCAGGTCCTGCCGCCGGTAGATTCCGCCGAACAGACGATCGCCCTGCCACGGCCGGACGATGCCGGATGCATCGACGCGCGACGTCCAAGTCGGATGATGCTTGCCGACCCGCGCATAGCTCTGCACGCTGTCGCATCCGCTCTCGCGGAACAACTCGATGGCATCAGCAACGAGGCCCGTCGGGCGGACCGGGACGTTCGCGTAGAGGATGACGACGGCTGCATCGTCGGGGACGCGCCCGCTGCCATCGGCGAGCGCCACGGCCGAGCGGGCCGCTGCATCGATCGTGGCGGTGTCGCTGGCAAGCTCGGCTGGCCGAGGCCAGATCTCGATACCGGTCTTCTCGGCAAGTTCGACGATTTCTTGGTCGTCCGTCGAGATGCCAATCCGCGCGAGCGACGGCGTGCTGCGGGCATGTTCGATGGTCCACGCCACGCACGGCTGGCCGGCAATCGTCGCCCGATTCTTGCCCGGGAGGCCCTTGCTCCCACCGCGTGCCAGGATCGCCGCGATCGCCGTATCGCCTTGCTGCTTCGTCATGCGCCACCCCCGACGCTGGCGGCGGACTGCGCTCGGGTCTGACGGTCTTCACGATCCAGCCGCCGCCGTGCAGCGGCGGGCAACGGCAGCGCTGCGAGCCGCCCAGCCCCAGCCGCAGGGTCGGGCACGATCATCGCCGCCCCGAAGCGCATGATCATCTCGGCGTACTGCTCGAGCAGCGTGGGAAGCATCGCGTCGTTGCGGACCAGCCGGGGCACGATCCATGGCGTTGCAAGCCCGCGCGCCGTGTCTGGCAGCAACTCCTCGATCGGCGGCGGGAAGTGGGGGTCGGCCACGTCCACGCTGATGACGTCGACGCCGGCGCGCCGAAGTCGCTCCAACTCCTCGTCGCCCCACGCCAGCGGCGTGCGAACGTGGACCGCGGCAGCGCCATGCCCCCGCAGTTCACCGGCAAGCTCTTGGGCGAACTCCGTGAAGCCGCATCGCTCGCAGTCGAGCGTGATCGCCGCATCGGTCGCGCCCTTGGCGAATGCAAGGACACGCTGCCGAAGATCGTCGTCGGGCTCATCACCCAGCACCGCACGCAGGTGCGTCGGTCGCTGTGGCGCCGACCGGGTGAGGTCAACCAGCATGCTCGTTGCCGAGGCACCACCCGCTGCGCGCTCGAGCGCGGGCAACAGCGCCGCCAGCCGGTCGTGGCTGTCGGGAATCAGACGCCTGCCGAGATCACGGAGCTCGGGATCGACCGTCACGCAGATCTCGCCCGCAATCGGGTCGGGGCGCGGAGCATGGGGCGTGTATGACACCAGCCCGCCGATCGTCGCCACGGGTCCTGCCAGCGGATTCTCGGCGATCTCGGCGACCGCGGGCCTTGCGAGCGCACATGCGGCAAGCCCTGCGGGCGCCTGCGCGAACGCGATATGACGCGCTGCGGGATCCACCAGCAGACGTTCGGCCACGCGATCGGTGATCTCGGCATCCAGCAGGGCCCAATCGCCGCCCAGCACGAGCGCCCCCGGGGCGTCGAGCTCGTCGACGATGGCTAGCGACGACACAGGATCGAACGCCTCGTCGTGCGGCGTGAGCGACGCAAGCCCGCCGCGGAAGCTGGAAGGACTCAACGCCCGTGCCGCGCCGATCGCTCGACGGCGATCGTCGAGGTCCTCGCTCGCTTGACGTACGTCGACGCGCAGTCCCCGAGGTGCCCTCTCGGCCAAGCGTGTTGCGAAGGCGACGTCGGGCGAGATGAGCGTGACGCTCGACACGCGCTCGCATCGTGCCAGGGTCGCCAGCGTGACGTCGAAGATGGACTTTCCGCCGATGACGGGAGCCGATGGGTCGGGTCCTCGAGTTCGATCCTGGTTCAGGCCGCCCGTCGCCGGATCGACCCGGACCAGCGCGGGCAATCGGCCCTGAACGTCTTCGGACATGGAGCAAACCTGGGGCTTGCCGTGCCCGTCCTCGGTTGATCTCAGGAGCGAGGCCATGCGATCGGCGGCGTCTGCGAGCCACGCCAAGTTCTCGGCGTCGCGCTCGATGCGCTGCGACTGCACGTCGCGCTCATCGGCACCCTCGAACTGGATCGCGATGGCCCTGTCCCGCTTGGCTCGACGCAGCCCACCGGTCTGGTTGAGCAGGTGGGTGAGCCAGAACGCGGGCTGCAGCCCCTGCGCCTCGTCACGAACGGCGTGGATCTCGCGCACCTGCTCGTTCATCTCCTGTGCATCGCCGAAGGCATCGAGGGATCGGACCATCTCTTCGGCTCGACGCGACAGCGTGGCTAACGTATCGCAGGTGCTTGCAGCCGATTCAAGAGCTCGATTGACCAGGGCCGCAGCGCTCTCGACCTGCGGATGCGGTGGAAGCGAGACCGGCTGTCCATAGCGATCGATCGCCTCGTCGAGCGCCATCGGCGTCGTGTGGGCCTTGGCCGCCCCGCGGCCGGCGTCGATGACCATCCGGCCTTGCTCTTCATCTTCTGCGAAGGCGTGCTCGAACTGCAGCAGGTACGTATGCAACTGCTCGTCCGTCGCGATCGGCAGGCCTTCCCGGTCGATCGCCTGGCGGAGCATTCGACGGGCCCGTCCGAGCCGCTCGGCCTCCATCATCTCAAGCGTCCGGAACTCGCCCAGCTCGCCCGCCCAGACGCCGTGGATCGCGGCGCCGGCGCCGTAGTACAACCCATCGGTGTACGCGAGATCCTGCCCGACCAGCACGACGGGGTCGCAACCAAGGTATCGCGCGAGGTAGTACGAAAGGTGCGCGACGGTGGCTCCGCCTTGCAGCTTCGCGTGCGATGAGTCACCCAGCACGCGATCGAGCACTTCGTCGGCTGGCATGCGCACCGCCCCGGGCCACGCGCGCAGGATCGCCGGGTTGGCCTTGGGTTCGGCTACCAGCGTGATGCCTTCGACGTCCGACGCGGTAAGCCCCTCGTAAAACCGGCGGCTGATGTCGTGGTGATCGAGCGCCGTGACGAAGTGCGGCTTGATCCCACGCTCGAGCAGCGGCTTGAGCACGGTCTGGGCCGCGATGATGCACGCGCGGTCGCGCACGCCGGGCCTCGCGAGCTCTTCAAAGCTCTCCGCCAGGCTTGGGCCGGCACTGACGACGATCGCAGGCGCGCCCGAGAGCGCATCGGCCAGGTCGTTGATGCCCGGGTTGGACGCGTAGGTCCAGGCGTTGGTCAGCGTGTTCTGTAGCGTCTTTTCGGTCTGCACGAGCTTGGTGACGACCGACGTCTTGGTCGCCGAGATGACCTCGACCAGCCGCTTGCAGAACCGCTCGCCCTCCTCGCCGAGACGGCCCGAGCTGGGTGGGTGGTTCAGGAACCGAACGCCGAGCGCAAGCACGCCCTCGAGCCCCCGCACGCCCGACGAGATCGCGTCGCTGCTCTCGGCCTGGTGCAGCACGACGACGTTTCCGGCCGCAAAGAGCTCGGCGTGGTCGACGCGTTCCAGCACGGCCCGCAGCAGGCCTGCGTCTGGCTCGAAGCAGAACACCAACCCCGCCTGACCGACGCGGCTTGCAATCGCCTCCACGTGGTAGCCAAGCCCGAACCCAGGGACGGCGAACAGCGCCGCCGCAAGCGGATCGGCCTGCTCGGCCAGCCTGTCGGCCTCGCGGAGCGGATGCCTCGCCGATGCCAGCAGCCGCGCCTTGCCCTCGACCTGGATTCGGCAGGTCGGCACGTCGTCGCGAGTCTCGAGGAACTCCGCGTCGGCCCGTGAGGTTGCTTCGGCAACGGCACGAGCCGCTGCCGGCGACGTGCGTGCGAGCGCGCGGAGATTGCGTTCCAGCAGATTTGAGTCGGCAGGCAGGGACATCGGTATCACTCCAGACCGCAAGGTCGTCTGGCCATGCATCGGCGTTCCGAGGGGATACGCTGGAACGTACGGAAGGGCGAGCGATCGCCTCCGACCCGCGAGAATCACGCATGAACGACCTGATCCAGGCGCCCTCGATCCAGCCCCTTCCCTCGCCTCCGCTGCTCGAGCGTTTCCTTTTCGAGCAGCCACTGATGCCCGTGATGGTCCTGGCCGTGATTGCGATCGTGGCCGCCGTCGCGTTCGCAAGGCTCGGCCAGCGCCGCCGCGGTCTCCTGGTTGCCGGCGTGCTCGCCGCGATCGCCGGCGGCGTGTATGTCACGGCCTCCCTGGTCACCACCCAGCGGGAACGCCTGCTCGAGCAGACCGAGGCCCTCATCGGGGCCGCCGCCACGCTCGATATCGCGACGCTCCAGGGCCTGCTGAGCGAGGACGCACGCCTGGCGACCTCCGGGGACATCGCAAGAGTGCTTCCCTCGATCGACGGCCGCGCCGACATCATCGATCAGGCCGAACGCAGCCTCCGAGGCCAAGCCCGGATCAGCGACTGGCAGATCCGCGATCGCCAGGCCACCATCGATGGTCCGAACGTCGGGCGCACCCTCGTCCGCGTGGGCGTCGATGGAGACGCCTTCAGTCGCACCCACTTCTCATGGTGGAGGCTGGACTGGGAAATGGGGCCCGACGGCCAATGGCGGTGCTACGTCGTCGACCCGCGATGGATCCAACTCGTCGGCTCGGCCGACTGAGCCTCAGCGAGAGGGAATGCGAACCAGCACGCTCCGCTGGGCCTGCGCCGCCGAACCCTCGAGCTTGACCGTCCGTTGGGCGCCGTTGAGCAGGTTGTACGGGAACTTCTGCTGCAGGTCGTAGAAGGCAGCGCTCCTTAGCCCGGTCTGCGGATCGACGTCGTCGGCCCGGAACAGCCCAACCGTGACGCTACTGAAATTGGGGCCGTGAAAGTAGAACGCCTGTTCCCCCTCGCTCCGAAGCGTGGCGACCGCCCGTTCGGCGGCCTGGCGAGCCTCGCGACGCTCGGATTCGCTCGGTTGACGCCCGTCGCTCCTTCCATAGCTGCCGATCTGCAGCGTGTACGCGTACTGCGCGCCAAATGCTTGCCGCACGTTCAAGAGGTCGTACTGCGGGTTCGATCCCGGCCTGGGCTGGGGTGGGGTCAGCAGGGCCTGCTCGAACGGCTTGACGTCTTGCCGCT
This Phycisphaerales bacterium DNA region includes the following protein-coding sequences:
- a CDS encoding GC-type dockerin domain-anchored protein, translating into MRTAISIALACGIAAPALAQTTLINDGFEDYTAGSGVAGQGGWDLWPGGIDALVSDAEAASGSNSFLADEFETDIIYRMRDGGTPIATSGQWTFSCQTFMSSSAVGDFYVIILNQFNDASPVDSNWSMQVRLGTIDLTVESQFDGNTTDLILDEWVELRAEIDLDNDTFDIYYNGVAFAEDLVWSENVSGGGLTQIDVLDLYAPNANPTYIDDVLLVEASAGCRADLDGDGVLTIFDFLTFSNLFDAGDLTADFDGDGVLTIFDFLTFSNEFDAGCP
- a CDS encoding sigma-70 family RNA polymerase sigma factor, translated to MADDETQLIQRAKAGDGAAAAEIVERFQHRIFTLCLRLLGNRDDAEELTQETLVKALTGLERFDGRASLSTWLHRIATNACYSRMRSDHVRNRGRVPWPEDGEPAAASRVQSGDESVDAGQRRRDVAAALEGLQAEHRVVLVLRDVQGLEYEQLADVLGVPVGTIKSRLFRARVALRESIETLESGSTVRRDRAGRGDRS
- a CDS encoding NTP transferase domain-containing protein: MTKQQGDTAIAAILARGGSKGLPGKNRATIAGQPCVAWTIEHARSTPSLARIGISTDDQEIVELAEKTGIEIWPRPAELASDTATIDAAARSAVALADGSGRVPDDAAVVILYANVPVRPTGLVADAIELFRESGCDSVQSYARVGKHHPTWTSRVDASGIVRPWQGDRLFGGIYRRQDLEPAYVPDGGVIVVRRSVLDAAAAETNQPHAFLGKDHRAITTEPGGVVDIDDELDQAVADQLLRRRLTLATQ
- a CDS encoding DUF115 domain-containing protein, encoding MSLPADSNLLERNLRALARTSPAAARAVAEATSRADAEFLETRDDVPTCRIQVEGKARLLASARHPLREADRLAEQADPLAAALFAVPGFGLGYHVEAIASRVGQAGLVFCFEPDAGLLRAVLERVDHAELFAAGNVVVLHQAESSDAISSGVRGLEGVLALGVRFLNHPPSSGRLGEEGERFCKRLVEVISATKTSVVTKLVQTEKTLQNTLTNAWTYASNPGINDLADALSGAPAIVVSAGPSLAESFEELARPGVRDRACIIAAQTVLKPLLERGIKPHFVTALDHHDISRRFYEGLTASDVEGITLVAEPKANPAILRAWPGAVRMPADEVLDRVLGDSSHAKLQGGATVAHLSYYLARYLGCDPVVLVGQDLAYTDGLYYGAGAAIHGVWAGELGEFRTLEMMEAERLGRARRMLRQAIDREGLPIATDEQLHTYLLQFEHAFAEDEEQGRMVIDAGRGAAKAHTTPMALDEAIDRYGQPVSLPPHPQVESAAALVNRALESAASTCDTLATLSRRAEEMVRSLDAFGDAQEMNEQVREIHAVRDEAQGLQPAFWLTHLLNQTGGLRRAKRDRAIAIQFEGADERDVQSQRIERDAENLAWLADAADRMASLLRSTEDGHGKPQVCSMSEDVQGRLPALVRVDPATGGLNQDRTRGPDPSAPVIGGKSIFDVTLATLARCERVSSVTLISPDVAFATRLAERAPRGLRVDVRQASEDLDDRRRAIGAARALSPSSFRGGLASLTPHDEAFDPVSSLAIVDELDAPGALVLGGDWALLDAEITDRVAERLLVDPAARHIAFAQAPAGLAACALARPAVAEIAENPLAGPVATIGGLVSYTPHAPRPDPIAGEICVTVDPELRDLGRRLIPDSHDRLAALLPALERAAGGASATSMLVDLTRSAPQRPTHLRAVLGDEPDDDLRQRVLAFAKGATDAAITLDCERCGFTEFAQELAGELRGHGAAAVHVRTPLAWGDEELERLRRAGVDVISVDVADPHFPPPIEELLPDTARGLATPWIVPRLVRNDAMLPTLLEQYAEMIMRFGAAMIVPDPAAGAGRLAALPLPAAARRRLDREDRQTRAQSAASVGGGA